In Petrotoga sp. 9PW.55.5.1, a genomic segment contains:
- a CDS encoding LacI family DNA-binding transcriptional regulator, translating to MSRSSFVTIKDIAKKAGVSPNTVSRALNDKPDINENTKKKIEKIAQEMGYVRNVYATMLKSSVTHTIGVIMPDSSNPFFSEVFKGIDKAAQERDYQIIIMNSEGVYENEEKFIKTLLERRVDGILLFPMQESYEDIRELIKEHFPMVLVGREIYEWNVDEIFSDEVKGGYIATKHLIEKGRTKIKMITDQLYNSASFGRLEGFKKALKEKGISFSENDVKLCHHVHEGYHVQAGYDKTMEMLQKKEKFDGIFCYNDLIAYGAIKALKEKKVKIPQEVSIVGYDDIRFSRLIEPELTTVKVHKFEMGYQAFQMIYKRIKNKNRVNSSTRKVLDVELVVRNS from the coding sequence ATAAGCCGAAGTAGCTTTGTTACTATAAAAGATATTGCTAAAAAAGCTGGTGTATCTCCCAATACAGTATCCCGGGCTTTGAATGATAAACCTGATATAAACGAGAACACGAAGAAGAAAATAGAAAAAATAGCCCAAGAAATGGGATATGTTAGAAATGTATATGCAACTATGCTTAAATCAAGTGTTACTCATACCATTGGAGTTATAATGCCTGATAGCTCTAACCCATTTTTTTCAGAAGTTTTTAAAGGCATTGATAAAGCTGCGCAGGAAAGAGATTATCAAATAATAATAATGAACTCTGAAGGAGTTTATGAAAACGAAGAAAAATTCATTAAAACGCTTTTAGAAAGAAGAGTAGATGGAATACTGCTTTTTCCAATGCAAGAAAGTTATGAAGATATTAGAGAACTCATTAAAGAACATTTCCCTATGGTTTTAGTAGGAAGGGAAATTTATGAATGGAATGTTGATGAAATCTTTAGTGATGAAGTAAAAGGTGGGTATATAGCTACCAAACATTTAATTGAAAAAGGGCGAACAAAGATAAAGATGATTACCGATCAATTGTATAATTCTGCCTCTTTTGGAAGGTTGGAAGGTTTTAAAAAAGCTTTAAAAGAAAAAGGAATATCTTTTTCAGAAAACGATGTAAAACTGTGTCATCATGTTCATGAAGGATACCATGTTCAAGCGGGATATGATAAAACTATGGAAATGCTTCAAAAAAAAGAAAAATTTGATGGAATCTTTTGTTATAACGATCTAATAGCCTATGGGGCTATTAAAGCTTTAAAAGAAAAAAAGGTAAAAATTCCTCAAGAAGTTTCGATAGTTGGATACGATGACATAAGATTTTCTAGATTAATAGAACCAGAATTAACAACCGTAAAAGTACATAAATTTGAAATGGGATATCAAGCGTTCCAAATGATTTATAAAAGGATAAAAAATAAAAACAGAGTCAATTCCTCAACAAGAAAAGTTTTGGATGTGGAATTAGTAGTGAGAAATTCTTAG
- a CDS encoding ABC transporter substrate-binding protein: MKKLSRFFLVCFIVILTTVGFSKATEITFWTLFSGGEGHIITGLVNQFNKEQNEIFVNQQPLDWGEYYNKLLASMVGGNPPDLAIMHRSSLVDYVERGALLPIDKYVSNSLKVDYFDNILQAATFNSQLYALPLDAHPLVLYYNKSVLREAGLVDSNGQILLPKTFEEFYNFCKQIKQKTGKYGVAIEDLNGLGERLWLTLYRNFGGKLEDENGNFMIDKNIAEKTYAEILKFYKEDLTTYVDYETARALFITGQAGFTFDGVWAMAAFEDMGVLEEIGVMPVPPFSFTDTPYVWGDSHTLIIPKAPKINEEKVKAAVTFAEWLVNRSYEWAKAGHLPVVKSVAESTEFLSLPLRENFIVSSERAFVPEVRGWKEIQDKLLELCQGVVLGALTPEKAADDLVNTVKQVAK, encoded by the coding sequence ATGAAGAAGTTAAGTAGATTTTTTTTGGTATGTTTCATAGTTATTCTGACAACTGTTGGATTTTCGAAAGCTACTGAAATAACTTTTTGGACTCTTTTTAGTGGTGGGGAAGGACACATTATAACTGGGCTTGTCAATCAATTTAACAAAGAGCAGAATGAAATTTTTGTTAATCAACAACCTCTTGATTGGGGCGAGTATTATAACAAGTTACTAGCTTCAATGGTTGGCGGTAATCCCCCTGATCTAGCCATAATGCATAGATCATCTTTAGTAGATTACGTAGAAAGAGGAGCATTATTACCGATAGATAAATATGTTTCTAATAGCTTAAAAGTTGATTATTTTGATAATATTCTTCAAGCGGCTACTTTTAATTCTCAACTATATGCATTACCCTTAGATGCACATCCTTTAGTTTTATATTATAATAAAAGTGTACTTCGCGAAGCTGGTTTAGTAGACAGTAATGGTCAAATATTACTTCCTAAAACATTCGAGGAATTCTATAATTTCTGTAAACAAATTAAGCAAAAGACTGGAAAATATGGTGTGGCTATAGAAGATTTGAACGGTTTAGGTGAGAGATTATGGCTAACTTTGTATAGAAATTTTGGTGGAAAACTAGAAGACGAAAATGGTAATTTCATGATTGATAAGAACATTGCAGAAAAAACTTATGCAGAAATACTCAAATTCTATAAAGAAGATTTAACGACTTACGTAGATTATGAAACAGCTAGAGCGCTATTTATAACTGGGCAAGCTGGTTTTACTTTTGACGGCGTCTGGGCAATGGCTGCATTCGAAGATATGGGGGTTTTAGAAGAAATTGGCGTTATGCCTGTTCCGCCTTTCTCTTTTACTGACACACCATATGTTTGGGGAGATTCTCATACGTTAATTATACCAAAAGCTCCTAAAATAAATGAAGAGAAAGTAAAAGCAGCTGTTACTTTTGCAGAATGGCTAGTAAATCGCTCATATGAATGGGCTAAAGCTGGACATCTTCCTGTTGTAAAAAGTGTTGCAGAGTCAACAGAATTTTTAAGTTTGCCACTAAGAGAAAATTTCATAGTTTCGTCTGAAAGGGCGTTTGTACCTGAAGTTAGGGGATGGAAAGAAATACAAGACAAACTATTGGAACTTTGTCAAGGTGTAGTTTTAGGTGCACTTACGCCCGAAAAAGCTGCAGATGATCTTGTTAATACAGTTAAACAAGTAGCGAAATAA
- a CDS encoding galactokinase: MNLRNSFIETYGEVEKPIYSFFSPGRVNLIGEHIDYNGGYVLPVAINLGIYGVMSLRDDKIIRLKSMDFSNEVIIDLEKEIKYEAKDGWGNYAKGVMKFLKEDGYSLKGCNILIKGNLPNGAGLSSSAALEVLIAYMLLYPILQPESINKKYIALLGQRVENKFIGVNSGIMDQFVVANSKKDHALLLDTQNLSYENIPCYLNGYILIVMNTNKRRELASSEYNKRRKECENALETINKAKNNKVSNLCQCTLDDLKYLKDEIEIKRARHVITENQRVIKAVELLKKDDIKGFAKLLIQSHDSLKYDYEVTGLELDTIVEESLKTQGCVGARMTGAGFGGCAIAVVEKNKVESFIQNVSAAYFNKTNIKASFYTTSIESGVRILEN, translated from the coding sequence ATGAATCTAAGAAATTCTTTTATTGAAACTTATGGAGAAGTAGAAAAACCAATATATAGTTTTTTTTCACCAGGTAGAGTAAATTTAATAGGAGAGCATATCGATTATAATGGTGGTTATGTTTTACCAGTTGCTATTAATTTAGGCATATATGGAGTAATGTCTCTTAGGGATGATAAGATAATTAGATTAAAATCTATGGACTTTTCTAACGAAGTTATAATTGATTTGGAAAAAGAAATAAAATACGAAGCCAAAGACGGTTGGGGGAACTATGCTAAAGGTGTAATGAAGTTTCTAAAAGAAGATGGATATTCTTTGAAAGGTTGTAATATATTGATTAAAGGGAATCTTCCCAACGGTGCAGGCCTCTCATCTTCCGCTGCTTTAGAAGTGTTAATTGCCTATATGCTTTTATACCCAATTTTGCAACCAGAAAGTATAAATAAAAAATATATTGCTCTATTAGGGCAAAGAGTCGAAAACAAATTTATAGGTGTAAATTCAGGAATAATGGATCAATTCGTTGTAGCCAATTCGAAAAAAGATCATGCTTTACTTTTAGATACACAAAATCTATCTTATGAAAATATCCCATGTTACTTAAATGGGTACATTTTGATTGTTATGAATACAAATAAAAGAAGAGAATTAGCCTCTTCAGAGTATAATAAAAGAAGAAAAGAATGTGAGAATGCCTTAGAAACAATAAATAAAGCAAAAAATAACAAGGTTAGTAATTTATGTCAATGTACACTCGATGACCTTAAATATTTGAAAGATGAGATAGAAATAAAAAGAGCAAGGCATGTAATTACTGAAAATCAAAGGGTGATTAAAGCTGTTGAATTACTAAAAAAGGACGATATAAAAGGTTTTGCAAAATTATTAATCCAATCACATGACTCACTAAAATATGATTATGAAGTAACTGGTTTGGAACTGGATACCATCGTCGAAGAGTCATTAAAAACACAGGGTTGTGTAGGGGCAAGAATGACAGGCGCAGGTTTTGGCGGATGTGCGATAGCCGTAGTTGAAAAAAATAAAGTCGAATCATTCATACAAAATGTCTCTGCTGCTTATTTTAATAAAACCAATATAAAAGCTTCTTTTTATACTACATCAATTGAAAGTGGAGTAAGAATTTTAGAAAATTAA
- the galT gene encoding galactose-1-phosphate uridylyltransferase produces MPELRWNPLLKTWTMVADNRQNRPHLPEDWCPFCPGPGKKVPENYEVYTYDNDFPALKLDPDEPNIKGTDLYKVAKNYGKCEVILYSPDHNVTLPQLSIEHIYKLVNLWVERFVELSKDKNIKYIFPFENRGKEVGVTMFHPHGQLYAYSWIPLKLKVELDSCKEYYEEKNNCLICDMNKEEKKFEKRILFENDSFLVYLPFFTDYPYGAFIVSKSHKGNLSQFTDKEKWDLAESLKLLTGGFDALFDKPFPYMMNIHQNPVNSQEYKDSDKYFHFHIEFYPPLRDKNKIKWYASSEMGAWAAANTLAVEETAVTLKKAIEKYKKSL; encoded by the coding sequence ATGCCTGAATTAAGATGGAATCCTTTATTAAAAACTTGGACAATGGTTGCTGATAATAGGCAAAACAGGCCCCATCTTCCAGAAGATTGGTGTCCTTTTTGTCCAGGCCCCGGGAAAAAAGTTCCCGAAAACTACGAAGTTTATACATATGATAATGATTTTCCTGCCTTGAAATTGGATCCTGATGAACCAAATATAAAAGGAACGGATTTATACAAAGTAGCTAAAAATTATGGAAAATGTGAAGTAATATTATATTCTCCCGATCACAACGTTACTCTTCCACAACTATCCATTGAACATATATATAAACTTGTCAATTTGTGGGTAGAACGGTTTGTAGAATTATCAAAAGACAAAAACATCAAATATATCTTTCCTTTTGAAAATAGGGGAAAAGAAGTTGGAGTAACCATGTTTCACCCCCACGGGCAACTCTATGCTTATTCTTGGATTCCCTTGAAATTAAAAGTAGAACTAGATAGTTGCAAAGAATATTACGAAGAAAAAAATAATTGTCTAATTTGTGATATGAACAAAGAAGAAAAAAAATTTGAAAAAAGAATACTTTTTGAAAATGATTCTTTCCTTGTTTATCTTCCTTTTTTTACAGATTACCCGTATGGCGCTTTTATCGTTAGTAAGTCTCACAAAGGCAACCTTTCACAGTTTACGGATAAAGAAAAATGGGATTTAGCAGAAAGTTTAAAGTTATTAACAGGTGGATTTGATGCTCTTTTTGATAAACCATTTCCATATATGATGAACATACATCAAAATCCTGTGAATTCACAAGAATATAAAGATTCTGACAAATATTTTCACTTTCATATAGAATTCTATCCTCCTCTTAGAGATAAAAACAAAATAAAATGGTACGCGTCTAGTGAAATGGGAGCTTGGGCTGCAGCTAATACCTTAGCAGTCGAAGAAACAGCAGTTACTTTAAAAAAAGCTATAGAAAAATACAAAAAATCCTTATAA
- a CDS encoding carbohydrate ABC transporter permease, producing the protein MKKRTLSGYLFYIPFGFLYILFLIYPLIQGFRMSFYEWDLFSEPTFIGLANFTKMFNDPTFWETLWHTLYFVILTVPILVILGFLIALLLNSKIYFQKLFRVLFFFPYILSITIVCSIWVFMYQPNFGIISKIFQAVGINYRGWLTNPTTAMPAIALTTIWWTLGFNVILYLAGLQEISPSIYEAATIDGANSFQKTFFIAVPLLKRTHSLVLVLQTIASLQIFGQVYIMTGGGPNGKTRVLIQYIYDQGFRYFRMGYAQAMALFFFVIMFIVSIVQFRLTLGTGGEKS; encoded by the coding sequence ATGAAAAAAAGAACTCTTAGTGGGTATCTTTTTTATATTCCCTTCGGTTTTTTATACATTTTATTTTTAATTTATCCACTTATACAAGGGTTTAGAATGTCATTTTATGAATGGGATCTATTTAGTGAACCTACCTTTATAGGATTAGCTAATTTCACAAAAATGTTCAATGATCCCACTTTTTGGGAAACTTTATGGCACACGCTCTACTTTGTTATATTAACTGTGCCTATTTTAGTAATTTTAGGTTTTTTAATAGCACTTTTATTAAACTCTAAAATATATTTTCAAAAATTATTTAGAGTATTGTTTTTTTTCCCTTATATTTTATCCATTACAATTGTATGTAGCATATGGGTATTTATGTATCAACCCAATTTTGGAATTATATCTAAAATATTTCAAGCTGTGGGTATTAACTATAGAGGCTGGTTAACAAATCCTACTACTGCCATGCCTGCTATCGCTTTAACTACTATTTGGTGGACTCTGGGCTTTAATGTAATTCTCTATTTAGCAGGATTACAAGAGATTTCTCCTTCTATATATGAAGCGGCTACAATAGATGGTGCTAATTCATTTCAAAAAACTTTTTTTATCGCAGTTCCCCTTTTAAAGAGGACTCATTCATTAGTTTTAGTTCTTCAAACAATTGCCTCTTTGCAAATATTCGGTCAAGTTTATATTATGACTGGAGGAGGGCCGAATGGCAAAACGAGAGTTTTAATTCAGTATATTTATGATCAAGGATTCAGATACTTTAGAATGGGATATGCTCAAGCAATGGCTTTATTCTTTTTTGTTATCATGTTCATAGTTAGTATTGTACAATTTAGGTTAACTCTTGGAACAGGTGGTGAAAAAAGTTGA